Part of the Salvelinus fontinalis isolate EN_2023a chromosome 1, ASM2944872v1, whole genome shotgun sequence genome is shown below.
tcagttaatcAAATTGAATAAACATTGTCTGTCCTGggctgcaacactcactaccgagttcctaactgcctctggaagcaacatcagcacaataactgtttgtcgggaacttaatgaaatgggtttccatggccgagcagccgcacacaagcctaagatcatcatgcgcaatgccaagcgtcgcctGGAGTGGAGtaagcttgccgccattgaactcagtggaaacgcattctctaaagtgatgaatcacgcttcaccatctggcagtccaacgttTGTcaaatgccaggagaacgctacaagcccgaatgcatagtgccaactgtaaagtttggtggaagaggaataatggtctggggctgcagcATACAATGGTACAGCATATAATGactttctagatgattctgtgcttccaactttgtggcaagagtttggggaaggcactttcctgtttcagcattacaatgcccccgtgcacaaagcgaggtccgtccagaaatggtttgtagagatcggtgtggaagaacttgactggcctgcacagagccctgacctcaaccccatcgaacacctttggggtgaattggaacgtcgactgcgagccaggcctaatctcccaacatcagtggccgaactcactaatgttcttgtggccgcagcaatgttccaacatcgagtggaaagccttcccagaagagtggaggctgttataacagaaaaagggggaccaactccataatgTCCATCCatctggaatgagatgttcaacaagcaggtgcccacatacttttggtcatttagTGTATCAATGGGTGATTTTAGATTAATTGACACATCAGTTTGGTGTCAGCCTCTCCAATATATTCCCTGATACAGATTTTGTATGCAGGTCATGGATAAGTAGAGACGGTAAAACTAAATTCGATAAGCCCCTAGATTATTAAGATTCttgagaggagagatgaagagataaaGCAAGAAAGTTCCTGAACAATTGTCACTGATGAATATCACACAGTCACAGCACCTCCATTCCCCACCGAGAGCAATGAATCTCAATAGATCTCATTAAtctctatacagtgccttcagaaagtattcacaccccttgactttttccacattttgctgtgtaaaatgtattaattttagatttttttgtcactggtttacacataataccccataatgtcaaagtggaattatgtttttcaaaatacatttcagtcttctgtgatgtttaTAATGACTATTATATAGCctgtaggaagggtaccacacgagggaggaggatgtcttccctgtaacgcacagcgttaagattgcctgcaatgacaacaagctcagtctggtgattctgtgacacaccgccccagaccatgacggaccctccacctccaaatcgatcccgctccagagtacaggcctcggtgtaacgctcattccttcgacgataaacgcgaatccgaccatcacccctggtgagacaaaaccgcgactcgtcagagaagagcactttttgccagtcctgtctggtccagcaacggtgggtttgtgcccataggcgatgttgttgccggtgatgtctggtgaggacgtaccttacaataggcctacaagtcctcagtccagcctctgtcagcctattgcggacagtctgagcactgatggagggattgtgcgttcctggtgtagctcgggcagttgttgccatcctgtacctgtccaacaggtgtgatgttcggatgtaccgatcctgtgcaggtgttgttacacatggtctcccactgcgaggacaatcagctgtctgtcctgtcttcctgtagtgctgtcttaggcgtctcacagtatggacattgaaatgtattgccctggccacatctgcagtcctcatgcctcctttcagcatgcctaaggcacgttcatgcagatgagcagggaccatgggcatctttcttttggtgtttttcagagtcagtcgaaaggcatctttagtgtcctaagttttcataactgtgaccttaattgcctaccgtctgtaagctattTGTGTCTTAACGACAGTTGCACAGgtgtatgttcattaattgttcatggttcattgaacaagcatgagaaactgtttaaaccctttaccattaagatctgtgaagttatttggatttttatgaattatatttgaaagacacggtcctgaaaaagggatgtttttttttgttgcttagtatatatatatatatatatatatatatatatatatatacatatgtatatatatatatatatatatataatttattactgtgccaaaatggcaccctattccctacatggggCACTATTTTTTGATGCAGACATTGTCTCTCATGCTGGTGACAATCTAATTTCCCGCAGGAGATCGATAGTCTATTCTATACAACTCCGTCACCCACGTGCGGCTTTAGAGAAAGTTTTGAAGTCGCCCAGACGAACAATCTGAGGCTTGCGTCACTTCTGGGGGAGGGGTCAATTAACTTAAATACCCCCTGGTGATGACTCCGACCTCAATCTGTCACTgcagctgaagagagagagggaaggcggaagggagtgtgggagagagggagatagggaggggggagtgagggagagagggagggaggagcagggaagggagggagggtgagagattgagaggagagagagatgggagtgagTGATAGTGAAGgatgaggtgaaggagagggagggaggggagagaaagagaggaggggaagacagaaagggGGTTGACAAAACATGCAGATGAGAGtgaaacacacactgagaaatgaaaaagaaagtgtgtgtttgtttttgtgtgtgtgtctgtctgtctgtgtctgtctgtgcacgcgcctgtgtgagagagcgagacagagagagagagagaacaaagaggACATAAATAGAAAGGGAGCCCAGAGTACAGGGGTGAAAGTAAGGCGGTACGTCAGGTACGACGTCCCAGCAAAATCAATTGTGGGGGTACACCGTAACGGTAAAACATGAGCCTATCACAATAGGTCAAGAAAACTGTAGGCTATTAAACCATTATTTATCGTTACAGCATGTTTTGGAAAAAGGAAAACATCACAATATATTGTTTTTGTTAATACATTGCATTCAGTGGGAAAAGGTAGGTGTCAAATGGTTAATGGTTTGGTcctttcaagtttcaagtttcaagtatctagtattttaacattttttatttaatctttatttaactaggcaagtcagttaagaactcattattatttacaatgacggcctacaccggccaaacccggacgacgttgggccaattgtgtgccgccctatgggactcccaatcacggtcggttgtgatacagtctggattcgaaccagggtgtctgtagtgacgcatctagcactgagacacagtgccactgtgccactcgggagtcaATCTAAAATAATGTGACGATATTCTTTTCAGAATTCGTTCTAACAAGTCACTTAGTTTCTACATCCAATAGAGGTAAAAAATGCTTTTAGGCCAATTGCATTCAAATGTCATATTCCAGGTCATGACCGTCCTCCAGCAACATCAGATGTCTCTTTCCAATCACCACTGTTTTGGAGGCTGTAAATATGTTGCGAGTGGATGAATGTGCGTGGGTAGCCTAGTAAAGGAGCCCTTTgaagtgattgtttgacaatcagatgaaaagaTCATGACTGGCTGTGTTTTTGCCACAGTAAAAGGTAAAACACTTTCTAAGTGAAATGACAAATCTTTACGACTAggcccacagagatcctattgaattaatagggaaagggaaaggggatacctagtcagttgaacaACTAAATGCATTGATTCTATATGTAATTTCATGATTAGGCCCCTACATTATTTTGGTTCATGCGCAAGCGCGTGCACACATAGGAGGTCCCGTACCAGAAATAAATGAAATCTACTTTCAACCCTTCCCAAGTATAATACTTACCTGAGTGTCTTTCTGTACATGTCCTCCTCTGTGATGCCCAGGTAGGTGAGTCTTTCATTCCACACAGGGTTCAGGGTGTTGTGCACGATCTTGGTCTTCAGTTTGTTCGCCTGGGAGTGTTGAAGATCACAACAAAGCAGGGTTAAAACAGTAACAGCAAACCCATACCGATTTACATTGGCCCTAACGGCCAAAGTACCAACCTATTTGGGAAACATTTCATGGCACAGGATAACCTTGTCAATAATAAATAACCAGTGGCAAGGGATTTCCCGACTCCAACAACGGTTATGTGTAAAACTCGTTATAGGTGCAAAATAAATGAGACTTTTGATGATAAGGCTatatcaatatactgtatgtaatgtgtgCTAATAACAAAAGTGGACCTTGCAGGCGCCTGGGAGCAGGTGCAGCTTGACGTAAGGATCGGCCAGGCCATTGAAATCCATTGGCTTCAGACCCTTGGAGGTAGAGGGGGGATggggaaagaaaaaaaagaggatagcgagagggagaaagagggggatagagcatgtggtggggaggagagagagaatatcaaGTCCAACTGACAACATCGATTGTGCACAGTCGAAGCCCTACACGGGTGGGCATATGAACAATTTATTATAGAACCTCACCAAAAAATCTATCTTACTATAGTAGAGGATAATAATGGTAGAGGGGACAGGGTAGTGCAGGATTACATGTAACGGGGAGTCCGTAATCCGAATACAAATTTGAAGGAACTGTAATCAGCGCAGTTACAAAAGAAATCGGATTACAGTTACATTCTTAAAAACAGCTGATTGCATTTGGGATTACTTCGTATCAAAGAGGGAAAATTGATCAAACTTTGTCAGCATTGCTGTCATTTAGAGCACCCTCAAGATTCTCACATGCTCTcaaatattatagtgttctgcCGCTTGTATTCAAATGGGTTGAATGAATAGGCAAGACTTCCAAAACATTTACACCTGGCCTTCTGGTCAATCAGACTGCTTTGTAGCAGTccactttcactctctctctctctctctctctctctctctctctccttcgtgcGCTCCGTTGCGGGATCCTTTTTGTTGTGATTGTTTTTCCTTGCGATTTATTTATTGCGCAATGTCTTGAAAGCGACAACTGTTGTTACTGTAAAAGAGAAGAGGGTCCCCGCTTTCTTTTGGTCAGAATTTGATTTATCAACTCTTAATATTGACCAAAGGGTACTCACGTCAGCCATTCAAGGTGAATGAGTGCATAGGCCTATTCATTAAATGTACtgatattgtcacgttctgaccttagttccttttttatgtctctattttggtttgggcagggtgtgagttggggtgggcattctatgttttgtttctatgttttgtatttctgtgtttggcctggtatggttcccaatcagaggcagctgtcaattgttgtctctgattgagaaccatacttaggtagcctgttcccacctgtgtttgtgggtagttgtttcctgttctGTGTTGTGTCACATGATAggactgttttgtttttttattttgtattttcagtgttcagtttaataaatttaacatggacacgtaccacgctgcattttggtccgattcttCATATTCCTCATCAGAAGAGGAAGAAAATCGTTACAGATATTAATTACACGGCTAACTATTAGTAGCCTAAATATTAGGCTAGCGTTTCCCAAACTATGTCCTGGTGACCCCAAAGTTTTTTTTTGTCCCTAACTCTTCCCAGCTGAAACAAATAATAAACTCATCATAaagctttgattattttaatcagctATGTAGTGCTAagggcaaaaaactaaatgtACACCCCTTCGGGGTCTTCAGCACCAGGTTTGGGAAAAGCTGGGCTAGGCTATATTATCTAACTAACCACTTCCTCAGGTGGTGAATTTGCCCCCAAATTAATTAACCTATGGAATATTAGTGTCCAAAGAGATGTAGACACTAATCTAGTGAACAAAAAAATAAGTAAAGTCTGGAACCCTGTTTCGATAATAAAATCGTAGCACCATTTGGCTAATATAGTCAAACCCAACATTCATGACGACCACTGTTTAAAGTTTCAAATAGAAATACCTGGAATCATGCATTCCTGCTTGAACATGTTAGATGAAAGGCTGGTATATTCAAAAACTTGATTTACCTGTGTTTAtacatatttccacactatgaggttggaataatacttaagtatatttgagcaattacatttacttttgatacttacagtaagtatatttaaaaccaaatacttttagacttttactccagtagtattttactgggtgactttcaattcacttgagtccttttctattcaggtatctttacttttactcaagtatgacaattgggtactttttccaccactagtGGCAggtggaggatagagagagagaagcttgGAGAGAACAGTTTCTCTGAGACTGGGGGTTTGAGTGTAGCAACCTTGGCTTTGATTACGGTGCAGTGTAAGGAGCTGGTGGCTCGCTCATACAGCAGGTCAAACTCCAATGTCCCCAAGGCGGCTGAAAGACAGTAACAGAAATAAGACGTTCATGTATGATTCCTTTATCCCACAAATCTATGTGATGGTTCTGGTCTCCACCCCATTACTTCACTTCATTACTCAACCACGTTACTTCCCTTTTTTACACTCTGATACTTTATCCTTGTTACTCCGTTACGCCACCGTGTTATTCCACCCGTGTTACTCTACTCTGTCACTTCACTCTGTTACTCCACTCTGTCATTTCGCCCTGTTAACTCCATCATGTTACTCCACCCCTTTATTCCACTCTGTTACACCACCCTGTTACTCTAACCTGTTACTCCACCCTGTCACATCACCCCGTTATTCCACTCTGTTACTTTACCCTATTACTCCCCCCTATTACTTCCCTCTGTTATTCCCCTCTGTTACGTCACCCTGTTAGTCCACCCCATTACTCTACTCAATTACTCTACACTCTTACTCCACTCTGTTActccactgtgcttctacaccaaCTTACTCCACCCTGTGCGACCCACTTACTCCACTCTGGGTATGTACTGATCTCTGCCTACTCTACCCTGTTGCTCCACTCTGATACTCCACTCCACAACCCTTCCACTCACTGCTGTCATCGCTGTCACAGCTGTCAATCTCGATTGATGTGTCCATGCTACTCATGGCCGACAACGTGCCCCCTCCGCCGTCTCCTGTTGCCACTGCCAACAGTGGGGACAACAGGCCACcgctgccccctcctcctccccctactgCTCCTCCTCCGCTGCTGGGGCTGAGCGTGGCGGGAAACCCAGATGGATTGGGTGGATTCAACTCAGAGACGGAGGAAGTGGGCGAGAGGCGGGGAAAGTAGGCAGAGATCTGTCGTATGGGGCGGATTGGCCCGGGACAGACGTCAATGGCCATGTGTTCCTGGATGGAGATGGTCAGGCGCTTGTTTCCCTTTCGCACAGTCATAGGGCTGGAGGGGGAAAGAAACAGTTGTTATAGTCAGGAAATAGACACAAATCATGATATTGACCTTGCGGATATATTCAGTTGTGGTACTTAGTCTTTGATGACATCTGATCCTTTTCCCATCTAACCACTTTGTGTTTTCCAACTCAGTCCTGGGGTTGTACGTAATCAAGCGATTCAGTGTaagtttccacattttgttgtgttacaaagtgggattaaaatggatttaattgtcatcttttgtcaacgatctacacaaaatactaacaacattaacatttgtaaaaaaaacacTTATACAGTATATCttcattagataagtattcatgTTAGATAAGCATtcatgagtcaatacatgttagaatcacttttGACGGTGAATACAGCAGTGAGTCTTAGAGATttctacacctggattgtgcaacatttgctcattattcttttcaaaattcttcaagctctgtcaaatttggttgttgatcaatgctagacaaccattttcaagtcttgccatagatttcaagcagatttaggtcaaaactgtaacttggtcactcaggaacaatcactgtcttcttggtaagcaactccagtgtagatttggccttgtgttttaagttattgtcctgctgaaaggtgaactaatcttccagtgtctggtggaaagcagactgaaccagattttcctctaggattttgcccgtGCTCAAAtacattccgtttcttttttatcttgaaaaacggttacaagcatacccataacatgatgcagccaccactatgcttgaaaatatagagagtggcactcagtaatgtgttgtattggatttgccccaaacataacactttgtattcaggacaaaatgttTACTTTAGTATTTTTGTATTACTtttgtattactttagtgccttgttacaaacaggatgcatgttgcgGAATAATTGTgatttgtacaggcttccttcttttgactcagtcaattaggttagtattgtggagtaactacaaagttgtggatccatcctcagttttttcctatcacaggcaataaactctaactgttttaaagtcaccattggcctcacagCGAAATCCCtgggcggtttccttcctctccgacaactgagttaggaaggacgcctgtatctttgcagtgactgggtgtattgatacaccatccaaagtgtatttAATAAGAACATACGCACATCCAGTTACTTTCCGCAGGAGCTGATCATACACAGGGAATGTGATCAACATTTACAGTAATATACATACAATATTCAATTtcaatgaaccccccccccccccccacacacacaatttagACATTGAAACTATAGAAACGGGTCCAAGTCAAACTCCTCATTAAGGCCAAGAGGAGACAGTGTGTTGAGCCTGTGGAACCAGAAAGATTCCCTTTGAAGAAGTTTCCTCTCATTGTCCTCTCCCCTACGTGACATCTTGACCATTTCTATTCCAATTTATCTCAGAGAGCTAATAGGATGTCCAGCTTGTACAAAATGAGAAGCAACTGGATTTTTTGTCTCACCTGTCCGTATATTGCTGCGGTGCTCACTGATCCGTGACTTAAGGCTTCTATGGGTTTTCCCTATGTAAGACAGACCAAAAGGACATTTCAACATGTAAATAACATTGGTGGACTTGCAGGTAACCAGGCCCtttgtcctgtgtgtgtggggggggggggtaaattaaTTGCATTGTACGTAAAACTGCGTTGAGTACATTGGCCACATTTGTAATTACCCTCCGGAACCTTGTCCAAAAAAGTTTCCCTTTTCTCTGGTGGGTAATCAGATTTAACAACAATATCTCTCACATTTGGGGGTCTTTTAAAACCCATGTGTGGGGGATATTTAAAAATGGGTTTCAATTGTGGGTCAGAATCAATAATGTACCAGTGCTTCCTGATAATGTCCTTAAATGTCTTCCCCAATGGTGagtatttgtcacgccctggccttattattctttgttttctttattattttagttaggtcagggtgtgacatgggtaatgtttatgttttgttggttttgggtgtttatttggtaaaggggttatggggtgtaatatatggttttgtgttgagtgtagatgtctagcgttgtctatgttggtgagtgatctggaagagtctatggttacctgaatgagttcccaattagagacagctgatttcggttgtctctgattgggagccttatttagggtagccatgggctctcattaagtgtgggtaattgtctatgtagaacgtttgtagccagtgtgtgtaagtgcacaacgtttgtagcttcacggtcgttttgttattttgttagtttgtaaagtgtttttgtgtcgtgttcatcttcgtgttgtgtttaataaagaagatggcttattttccaaaagctgcattttggtccgtcaatccgccacacgatcgtgacagtattgGGTAAAGCATGATGGGACTTGTTCTGATTTTTCTTTGACTTTTGGTTGAAGGCTTTCCAACTGTGTTAAACCTTCAAAACAATCATTGGCATGTTTTACCCAATTGTCTTTGTACCCCCTTTCCTTAAATCTTTGTGTGAGGTCCGTGGTCTGTTTCTGATAAGAAGCATCAGAGCTGCATATTCTTCTGATACAACTGAATTTAATTATAGGGAGACTTTTAATAAGTGGACGTGGATGAAAGCTGTCACCTCTGAGGAGGGTATTTCTGTCCGTAGGTTTCCTATAGAGATCTGTAGAGAGAGGGTTTGTCCTTAATAACCATCACTGATTTGTGATAAGTCATAGTTAATGGTGAAGTTGTCACGACctctgccgaagtcgatgcctctcttTGTTCAGGCGGTGCTCGtcggtcgacgtcgccggtcttctagccatcgcagatccatttttcattttccatttgtcttgacttgttttcccacacacctggttctcatttcccCCATCATgggttgtgtatttaaccctctgtttcccccatgtctttgtgtggtattgttcATTCTGTTTCATGTTATGCGCACGGTAGTCTGTTGCGCTGGGTTATGTTAACCCCAATTGTTATTTCGTGTTATTTTGCCGTGTGCTTTTGATTCGCCTAAATAAAAGGCTCTGTTGGCAAcccaatatctgctctcctgcacctgactctctTACAGCCATTTACGCATACCTGACAGAATACCACACCcattatggagtcagcaggagcaggtacctATGGTAGCGGAGTCGAGTAGCGCGTCCAGGAGCACACGGCGTTGATTCACCATCTCGGCACCGCCATGGACCGCGTCTGTCAGACaatggatcgctgggagagacagggaggtccTCCAGTACCTCCTCCAGCACAACAGGGGTCCTACTACCCGTCCCTCCTGTACCCGGTTCCAGTGGGATGCGTCTCGCCCTTCCCggggagtatgatgggacggcgGCATGAGcgggatggagcgacagggccctcaTCGATCACTACCGTTACAGCCTGCGCGAGgatgtccgtcgggagctggACTGCAGCGATACCACTCTtaccttcgaccagctggtggacatgtccattcggctggataacctgctggtcacCCGCAGACGTCCAGAGAGGGCTCTGTCGATTCCATTTCCCAGCACCACCGCACCaccattccaattcatcccaaaggtgttcgatggggttgaggtcagggctctgtgcaggccagtcaatttcttccacaccaatctcgacaaaccatttctgtatggacctcgctttttgcACGGGGGTAATGTCTTGCTGAaagaggaaagggccttctccgaactgttgccacaaagttggaagcaaagaatcatctagaatgtcattgtatgctgtagcgttaagattttccttcactggaactaaggagcttAGCCAGAAAAAAAGCCCCAAACCCTTATTCCTCCCCCACCGAACTTTACAGTGGAcactatgcattgaggcaggtagcgttctcctggcatcagccaaacccagatttatctgtcggactgccagatggtgaagcgtgattcatcactcccgagaacgcatttccactgctccacatcactccagccgacacttggcgtTGCGCTTACTGATCTTTGGCTTTTGTGTggctgttcggccatggaaacccatttcatgaagctgccgacgaacagttcttgtgctgacgttgcttccaaaggcatTTTGAAACTCGAtcatgagtgttgcaaccaaggacaggcaACTTTTATGCGCTTCAACACTCGGcgatcctgttctgtgagctcgtgtggcctaccactttgaggctcacaataacagcacttatagttgaccggggcagctctagcagggcaaaaatTTGTCGAATTGACCATCCTACGACTGTGCCAGGTTGAAAGTAACTgatctcttcagtaaggccattctactgccaatgtttgtctctggagattgcatggctgtgtgctcgattttatacacatgTCAGCAAGTGTCCACAAACTTTCGTATGTATAGTGTAGCTTCATAATTCGTTATAGCgctgtcataatatgtcataacagctgacctgtcataatatgatcataacactgtcatgacccatatatttacacttggtgtgacatactgtatattgtgttattttatgtcTGGTTATGAcgcctacataagagtgtcaaaacccacatttattcaaatcAGCTTTTTATCTGCCAGGAAGTTTCCTTTAGTTTGAACATTTGTTTCTTAAATCCTTTGATGTTGTTGTAATTAATTCTTTAGAgtcgttttttttatttaattttgaaTAACTAGAAAATACACTTCgtgacactgtcataaagcattatgaccatcgtgTGTCACTTTGCTGGGACTAAGAAAATGATAATGATAATTTAATATGGTCAATTTCATAAAATGTTATATAATAAAAATACTGTTGACAAGTAGGCTATAATGTAGGCTATAATGGAATGGAATG
Proteins encoded:
- the LOC129854380 gene encoding double C2-like domain-containing protein alpha isoform X1, whose translation is MTVRKGNKRLTISIQEHMAIDVCPGPIRPIRQISAYFPRLSPTSSVSELNPPNPSGFPATLSPSSGGGAVGGGGGGSGGLLSPLLAVATGDGGGGTLSAMSSMDTSIEIDSCDSDDSTALGTLEFDLLYERATSSLHCTVIKAKGLKPMDFNGLADPYVKLHLLPGACKANKLKTKIVHNTLNPVWNERLTYLGITEEDMYRKTLRVSVCDEDKLTHNEFIGESRVALRRVKPDQTKRFNICLEHPPPLPSPSAMSAALRGISCYLREWESEQQRSLEERGRLLLCLQFLPTSSVVDTAKGEAKEMAHGGLCVGVRRCAHLAAMDVNGFSDPYVKTSSSMRSPSRSCPPKPWRSPSGTTT